A window of Clostridia bacterium contains these coding sequences:
- a CDS encoding NAD(+) synthase — MNYGFVRVAAAVPKLRVADCGFNTENIMKLIDEAVEKKAQIVVFPELSVTAYTCGDLFHQDTLIKETERYLLEIVEYSEKYGIAIIIGFPLRSDNQLFNCGAVIQSGKLLGIVPKTYIPAYSEFYEERWFATGTKALKNSVLIKGQQVPFGTDIIFEAEGNSDICFGLEICEDLWVPVPPSSLQAMAGATILFNLSASNEVIGKYEYRKNLVKQQSAKCFAGYVYTSSGICESSTDVVFGGHVLIAEYGSILAESERFSVDEQLVIADIDTARIINDRCKNTSFMEFSQLTGYRRIRFDLADFLADKLERYIDPHPFVPSNPSTRDERCKEIFAIQTSGLGKRYAHTGLKNAVIGISGGLDSTLALLVTVKTFDILKVDRKNIIAVTMPGFGTTDTTYTNAIELMESMGVTIREVDIKPSCIQHFEDIGHDVKQHDVTYENVQARERTQILMDIANKIGGLVIGTGDLSELALGWCTYNGDHMSMYAVNCSIPKTLVKFLVQWVADNIVESRTKDVLYKILDTPISPELLPPDPSGKIKQKTEDIVGPYELHDFFLYHMVRYGASPRKILFLACQAFNGKYDTESIKSWLKVYYKRFFSQQFKRSCLPDGPKVGTISLSPRGDWRMPSDAAVDLWIKELE, encoded by the coding sequence ATGAACTATGGATTTGTAAGGGTTGCAGCCGCTGTTCCTAAGCTGAGAGTAGCTGATTGCGGATTCAACACGGAAAATATCATGAAGCTTATAGATGAAGCAGTTGAAAAAAAGGCTCAAATAGTAGTCTTTCCCGAACTGTCTGTTACAGCATATACATGTGGGGATTTATTTCATCAGGATACGCTGATAAAAGAAACTGAAAGATATCTTTTGGAAATCGTAGAGTATTCAGAAAAATACGGTATAGCTATTATCATAGGTTTTCCATTGAGGAGTGACAACCAGCTTTTTAATTGCGGAGCTGTGATACAGAGCGGCAAATTGCTTGGAATAGTGCCAAAAACCTACATACCTGCCTATAGCGAGTTCTATGAGGAGAGATGGTTTGCTACCGGAACAAAAGCTTTAAAAAACAGCGTCTTAATAAAAGGGCAGCAAGTACCTTTTGGTACTGACATAATTTTTGAGGCTGAAGGTAATTCTGATATATGTTTTGGACTGGAGATATGTGAGGATCTATGGGTTCCTGTTCCTCCAAGTTCTTTACAGGCAATGGCGGGTGCTACTATCCTGTTTAACCTGTCTGCAAGTAATGAAGTAATAGGAAAATACGAGTACAGAAAAAATCTTGTAAAACAACAGTCTGCAAAGTGTTTTGCAGGATATGTCTATACTTCATCGGGGATTTGCGAATCATCAACTGATGTTGTATTCGGAGGACATGTGCTGATTGCGGAGTATGGGAGTATACTGGCGGAGTCGGAAAGGTTTTCGGTTGATGAACAGCTCGTAATAGCCGATATAGACACGGCTAGGATAATAAATGACAGGTGTAAAAATACCAGTTTTATGGAATTTAGCCAGTTAACAGGTTACAGAAGAATAAGATTTGATTTAGCTGACTTTTTAGCAGATAAGCTGGAGAGATATATTGATCCTCATCCTTTTGTACCTTCAAATCCCTCAACAAGAGATGAAAGATGTAAAGAAATTTTTGCCATACAAACTTCAGGTTTGGGAAAAAGATATGCCCATACCGGTTTAAAAAATGCAGTAATAGGGATATCAGGCGGATTAGACTCTACCTTAGCGCTTCTGGTTACAGTAAAAACTTTTGATATACTTAAGGTTGACAGGAAGAATATTATTGCAGTAACAATGCCAGGATTTGGAACCACAGATACTACTTACACAAATGCTATTGAGTTAATGGAATCAATGGGGGTCACTATACGGGAAGTAGATATTAAGCCTTCCTGTATTCAGCATTTTGAGGATATAGGGCATGATGTCAAACAGCATGACGTGACATATGAAAATGTACAGGCCCGTGAACGTACACAGATACTTATGGATATAGCAAATAAAATCGGGGGATTGGTAATCGGTACCGGGGATTTGTCCGAGCTTGCGCTTGGATGGTGTACCTACAATGGTGATCATATGTCGATGTATGCTGTAAACTGCAGCATACCCAAGACGTTAGTAAAATTCCTTGTCCAATGGGTTGCGGATAATATTGTAGAAAGTCGGACAAAAGATGTACTATATAAGATTCTGGATACACCTATAAGTCCGGAACTTCTTCCACCAGATCCGTCGGGAAAAATAAAGCAGAAAACGGAGGATATTGTGGGTCCATATGAACTCCATGATTTCTTTTTGTATCATATGGTCAGGTATGGTGCTTCACCACGGAAAATTCTGTTTCTGGCCTGCCAGGCGTTTAACGGTAAATATGATACTGAATCAATAAAAAGCTGGCTTAAGGTCTACTATAAAAGATTCTTCAGCCAGCAGTTCAAACGCTCATGCCTGCCGGACGGTCCAAAAGTAGGTACTATCAGCCTGTCTCCAAGAGGTGATTGGAGAATGCCCAGTGACGCAGCAGTTGATCTTTGGATAAAGGAGTTGGAATAA
- a CDS encoding MFS transporter, whose product MNRTRIGSSSKNYYLLLILVFTGFLVFGFSENIKGPAIPRMQADFSLDEMQVGLLLSFNSTAYLLACSFTGLLVRRLGIGFSSMLAFGTMTVSGVLIFFSINYPMLSASYFLMYLGNGMLEIGLGVLAARIFTKNTGMMMNLSHFFYGLSSTVAPILATVLMRANISGKAMGWNGMYLVMLSLSLIPIFQAIFAKFPIDETKEEERMPMREYMRDSAAWLIVVILTFGVVAEIAVGGWLVNFLEKVYKWNITSASAMLSAFFLAFTLARLILGALTDKLGFTKSLIIFSGISGVFTILGIILGEGFAFLFALAGAGIAPVYPTVMALLAKRYPKDSDTAISFTVTLMGIGNVVGSFLVGAIIDIFKKIFTGVYGQDLGLVVGMKAGYAFIGLCALVCSAMSLVLLRYLRKRNEIL is encoded by the coding sequence TTGAATAGAACTAGAATCGGTTCCAGCAGTAAGAACTATTATTTACTATTAATTCTGGTTTTTACAGGTTTTTTGGTCTTTGGTTTTTCTGAAAACATCAAAGGGCCTGCTATTCCACGTATGCAAGCTGATTTTTCACTAGATGAAATGCAGGTAGGACTACTGCTGTCATTCAACTCTACGGCATATTTGCTTGCATGCAGCTTCACAGGTCTATTGGTGAGAAGACTCGGGATTGGATTCTCAAGCATGTTGGCTTTTGGAACCATGACCGTTTCAGGAGTGCTCATATTTTTTTCTATTAACTACCCAATGCTTTCAGCTTCCTATTTTCTAATGTATCTTGGAAATGGAATGCTGGAGATAGGCCTAGGGGTGCTGGCAGCACGTATTTTTACAAAAAATACAGGTATGATGATGAACCTATCCCATTTCTTTTATGGGTTGAGTTCTACCGTGGCACCAATACTGGCCACTGTTCTGATGAGGGCCAATATATCGGGGAAGGCAATGGGATGGAACGGTATGTATCTGGTTATGCTGTCCCTGTCACTTATTCCTATATTTCAAGCTATTTTTGCAAAATTTCCAATTGATGAGACCAAGGAAGAAGAGCGCATGCCTATGAGAGAATACATGAGGGACTCGGCTGCCTGGCTAATTGTAGTCATACTTACCTTCGGCGTTGTTGCTGAAATTGCTGTTGGAGGATGGCTAGTCAACTTTCTTGAAAAGGTATATAAATGGAATATAACTTCGGCTTCAGCCATGCTTTCAGCCTTTTTTCTTGCATTTACATTGGCAAGGTTGATTTTGGGAGCTTTAACGGATAAGTTGGGATTTACTAAATCTCTCATTATATTTTCTGGGATATCGGGAGTTTTTACTATATTAGGTATAATATTGGGAGAAGGGTTTGCATTCCTTTTTGCTCTGGCTGGTGCAGGAATCGCACCAGTTTATCCTACAGTCATGGCTCTTTTGGCAAAACGCTATCCAAAAGACAGCGACACCGCTATCAGCTTTACAGTTACCCTAATGGGAATAGGGAATGTAGTAGGAAGTTTCTTAGTAGGTGCCATTATTGATATTTTCAAGAAAATCTTCACAGGAGTTTATGGACAAGATTTAGGCCTTGTAGTTGGAATGAAGGCGGGTTACGCATTCATAGGTCTATGTGCCTTGGTTTGTTCCGCAATGTCACTTGTCTTGTTGCGTTATTTGAGAAAGCGGAATGAAATATTGTAA